One Castanea sativa cultivar Marrone di Chiusa Pesio chromosome 4, ASM4071231v1 DNA window includes the following coding sequences:
- the LOC142630412 gene encoding F-box protein At4g09920-like: MEMTLLPLPLPSDDKCNRNDEDSKDQISQLPDELIVSILSFMTLKEAVRTSVLSHRWKQLWPFFTGSLDFDDPDTFWAIADRKKKMKGERRKFVKRVNHVLKLHQGLNIDQFRVCFEFDNNHKHHIDGWIDSAISKGVKRLELDFTPTEACEKQMLYTFPHERFISIKSSVVGVSCIKSLTSLTLIYVHVTGELLEHFLSNCPLLERLHVAYSEDLVTLKICSSSLRLKHLNIIRCWELKRIEIFAPNLESFGLVARAMEMHVNYAPRLLDVHVYVGAYDYLNYALCPLSSYLSQLQSLTLDFYIAPISPHSQNMEFPKFQTLPKLKYLKWRVTTSDGMSLISFISMIEAAPFLQKFSLELLWDKSRRERELRKVMKYPNEHLKEVEITGFVGRAIDIELTVYLLESAIKLEKLVINPRSPALVGTPWEFVRVEENEGAIECAKQLKKNLPIGAELFIL, encoded by the exons ATGGAGATGACACTGCTGCCTCTGCCTCTTCCTTCCGACGACAAG TGCAATCGGAACGATGAGGATTCAAAGGATCAGATTAGTCAGTTGCCAGATGAACTGATCGTCTCTATTCTGTCTTTCATGACATTGAAAGAAGCTGTCAGAACCAGTGTTCTTTCACACAGATGGAAACAACTGTGGCCATTCTTCACCGGTAGTTTGGACTTTGATGATCCAGATACTTTTTGGGCCATTGCCGAtcgaaagaaaaaaatgaaaggagaaaGGAGAAAGTTTGTGAAAAGGGTGAACCATGTTCTAAAATTACATCAAGGCTTAAATATAGACCAATTCAGAGTTTGTTTTGAGTTTGATAACAATCATAAACATCACATTGATGGATGGATTGACTCTGCAATCTCAAAGGGAGTTAAGAGGCTTGAATTGGACTTTACACCAACAGAGGCATGTGAAAAACAAATGCTTTATACATTTCCACATGAACGGTTTATTAGCATCAAAAGTTCTGTGGTTGGAGTATCTTGCATTAAGTCCCTGACATCCCTCACTCTAATATACGTACATGTAACCGGCGAGCTTCTTGAGCATTTCCTTTCCAACTGTCCTTTGCTAGAAAGATTACATGTTGCCTATTCTGAAGATCTAGTGACTCTGAAGATTTGCAGTTCTTCACTGAGGTTGAAGCATTTAAACATAATACGTTGTTGGGAACTtaaaagaattgagatttttgCTCCAAATCTTGAGTCTTTTGGCCTTGTTGCTCGAGCTATGGAGATGCATGTTAATTATGCACCCCGTCTTCTAGATGTACATGTATATGTCGGTGCATATGATTATCTGAATTATGCACTTTGCCCTCTGTCAAGCTACCTTTCTCAGCTACAGAGTTTGACGCTTGACTTTTACATCGCTCCTATTTCTCCTCATTCT CAAAACATGGAATTCCCAAAATTTCAAACGTTGCCCAAACTTAAATACCTTAAATGGAGAGTTACTACAAGTGATGGAATGAGCCTCATCAGTTTTATATCAATGATAGAGGCGGCaccttttttacaaaaattttctttagag CTGTTATGGGATAAGTCCcggagagaaagagaattaaGGAAGGTGATGAAATATCCTAATGAGCACCTCAAGGAGGTGGAAATAACGGGATTTGTTGGGCGTGCAATAGACATTGAGCTTACTGTTTATTTACTTGAAAGTGCCATCAAACTTGAGAAGCTTGTTATTAATCCTCGTTCTCCGGCTCTTGTGGGAACCCCTTGGGAGTTTGTGAGAGTAGAAGAGAATGAAGGTGCTATAGAATGTGCCAAGCAGCTCAAGAAAAATTTACCTATAGGAGCCGAATTATTTATTCTGTGA